The following proteins are encoded in a genomic region of Comamonas resistens:
- a CDS encoding phosphoribosyltransferase, giving the protein MLTEDGKHLYVSYDEYHGLIEKLAIKIHQSGWEFDTILCLARGGLRPGDILSRIFDKPLAIMSTSSYRAEAGTVQGHLDIGRFIATPKGEIAGRVLLVDDLADSGATLKAVIAMLKTNYQPITELRSAVIWTKGISTFEADYSVDYLPTNPWIHQPFEGYDTQRPEKLVEKWKV; this is encoded by the coding sequence ATGCTGACGGAAGACGGTAAGCACCTGTATGTGAGCTACGACGAGTACCACGGTCTCATCGAAAAGCTCGCCATCAAGATCCACCAGTCCGGCTGGGAATTTGACACCATTCTGTGCCTGGCCCGTGGCGGCCTGCGTCCCGGTGACATTCTGAGCCGTATCTTTGACAAGCCGCTGGCCATCATGTCCACCAGCTCCTACCGCGCCGAAGCCGGCACGGTGCAGGGTCACCTGGACATCGGCCGCTTCATCGCGACTCCCAAGGGCGAGATCGCCGGTCGCGTGCTGCTGGTCGACGATCTGGCGGACTCCGGTGCCACGCTCAAGGCCGTGATCGCCATGCTCAAGACCAACTACCAGCCCATCACCGAGCTGCGCAGCGCCGTGATCTGGACCAAGGGTATCTCGACCTTCGAGGCGGACTACTCGGTGGACTATCTGCCTACCAACCCCTGGATCCACCAGCCTTTCGAAGGCTATGACACACAGCGCCCCGAAAAGCTTGTGGAGAAGTGGAAGGTCTGA
- a CDS encoding adenylosuccinate synthase, producing the protein MNTSKGRNVVVVGTQWGDEGKGKLVDWLTESANGVVRFQGGHNAGHTLVINGVKTALHLIPSGIMRPGVKCYIGNGVVLSVGKLFEEIEGLEKAGVQVRDRLRVSEACPLILPFHVALDIGREAAREKGGVQKIGTTGKGIGPSYEDKIARRALRVQDLKHPERFATKLRELLALHNHILVNVLGSKNFDFGAGLAPYMKDGEIQFEAVYEEAMRHAELLKPMIADVSRELNAVHAEGGNLLFEGAQGTLLDVDHGTYPYVTSSNCVAGNAAAGAGVGPGLLHYILGITKAYCTRVGGGPFPTELEWEKPGTPGYVMSTVGAEKGVTTGRSRRCGWFDAALLKRSAQINGLSGLCITKLDVLDGIEELQLCVGYELDGEKIDLLPLGADDIERCKPIYESIPGWTESTVGVTEYDKLPVNARRYLDRIQEVTGVPIAMVSTSPDRDHTILMHNPYSA; encoded by the coding sequence ATGAATACATCCAAAGGTCGCAACGTCGTCGTAGTCGGTACCCAGTGGGGCGACGAGGGCAAGGGTAAGCTGGTTGACTGGCTGACCGAAAGCGCCAACGGCGTCGTGCGTTTCCAGGGCGGTCACAACGCTGGCCACACCCTGGTCATCAACGGCGTGAAGACGGCTTTGCACCTGATTCCCAGCGGCATCATGCGCCCTGGAGTGAAGTGCTACATCGGCAATGGTGTGGTGCTGTCCGTGGGCAAGCTGTTTGAAGAAATCGAAGGCCTGGAAAAGGCGGGCGTGCAAGTGCGCGATCGCCTGCGCGTTTCCGAAGCCTGCCCGCTGATCCTGCCATTCCACGTGGCCCTGGACATCGGTCGCGAAGCTGCCCGTGAAAAGGGCGGCGTGCAGAAGATCGGCACCACAGGCAAGGGCATCGGCCCCTCCTACGAAGACAAGATCGCCCGCCGCGCTCTGCGTGTGCAGGACCTGAAGCACCCTGAGCGTTTCGCCACCAAGCTGCGCGAGCTGCTGGCTCTGCACAACCACATTCTGGTGAACGTGCTGGGCTCCAAGAACTTCGACTTCGGCGCCGGTCTGGCTCCGTACATGAAGGACGGCGAGATTCAGTTCGAAGCGGTGTACGAAGAAGCCATGCGTCATGCCGAGCTGCTCAAGCCCATGATTGCCGATGTGTCGCGCGAGCTGAATGCCGTGCATGCGGAAGGCGGCAATCTGCTGTTCGAAGGCGCGCAAGGCACCTTGCTGGACGTGGATCACGGCACCTATCCCTATGTGACATCGTCCAACTGCGTGGCCGGCAATGCCGCCGCAGGCGCCGGCGTGGGCCCTGGCCTGCTGCACTACATCCTGGGCATCACCAAGGCCTATTGCACCCGCGTGGGCGGCGGTCCTTTCCCCACCGAGCTGGAGTGGGAAAAGCCTGGTACTCCCGGCTATGTGATGAGCACTGTGGGTGCCGAAAAGGGCGTGACTACCGGCCGTTCGCGCCGCTGCGGCTGGTTCGACGCCGCGCTGCTCAAGCGCTCGGCTCAGATCAACGGCCTGTCCGGTCTGTGCATCACCAAGCTGGACGTGCTCGACGGTATTGAAGAGCTGCAGCTGTGCGTGGGCTACGAACTGGACGGCGAGAAGATCGACCTGCTGCCTCTGGGTGCAGACGATATCGAGCGCTGCAAGCCCATCTACGAATCCATCCCCGGCTGGACCGAGTCCACGGTGGGTGTGACCGAGTACGACAAGCTGCCCGTGAATGCCCGACGCTATCTGGATCGCATCCAGGAAGTGACTGGTGTGCCAATCGCCATGGTCTCGACCAGCCCCGATCGTGACCACACCATCCTCATGCACAACCCCTACAGCGCCTGA
- a CDS encoding ATP phosphoribosyltransferase regulatory subunit, which yields MSAWVLPDHIADVLPSEARHIEELRRGLLDTARSYGYELVMPPMLEYLESLLTGTGEALALQTSKLIDQLSGRTMGLRADMTQQVARIDAHLLNRSGVTRLCYCGPVVHARPDRPRATREPFQFGAEIYGHDGLEADLEALHLALDCLKGAGVKDIIVDLADVRIVRNLLAGVMVDEQVLRGVHAALAAKNATELAELTHNFPPASRAGLMALLQLYGGMEVLDKAEIQLEGIAGVRDVLSHLRWLVQRLDGVKVSFDLADLRGYSYYSGTRFAIYVPGGSDALVRGGRYDEVGAVFGRNRPAAGFSLDIKQLVAVVPERPLKAAIRAPWGDDVQVAAAIAALRQQGETVVCVLPGHESEVDEFHCDRELANVGGQWVVQAI from the coding sequence ATGTCTGCTTGGGTCCTGCCGGATCACATTGCCGATGTTTTGCCTTCCGAGGCTCGGCACATCGAAGAATTGCGTCGAGGACTGCTCGATACTGCGCGCAGCTATGGCTATGAGCTCGTCATGCCTCCCATGCTCGAGTATCTGGAGTCTCTGCTCACCGGCACGGGTGAGGCGCTGGCCCTGCAAACGAGCAAGCTGATCGATCAGCTCTCCGGTCGCACCATGGGCTTGCGTGCAGACATGACGCAGCAGGTCGCTCGTATCGACGCACACTTGCTCAATCGCAGCGGCGTGACCCGTCTGTGCTATTGCGGCCCCGTCGTCCATGCACGCCCCGATCGCCCACGTGCCACGCGTGAGCCTTTCCAGTTCGGCGCTGAAATCTATGGTCACGATGGCCTGGAAGCCGATCTCGAAGCCTTGCATCTGGCTCTGGACTGCCTCAAGGGTGCAGGTGTCAAGGACATCATCGTGGATCTGGCCGATGTCCGCATCGTGCGCAATCTGCTGGCAGGCGTGATGGTCGATGAGCAGGTGCTGCGTGGCGTCCATGCCGCACTTGCTGCCAAGAACGCCACCGAGCTGGCCGAGCTGACCCACAACTTCCCTCCTGCATCGCGCGCAGGCCTGATGGCACTGCTGCAGCTGTACGGCGGAATGGAAGTGCTGGACAAGGCTGAAATACAGCTGGAAGGCATAGCTGGCGTGCGCGATGTGCTATCGCATTTGCGTTGGCTGGTACAGCGTCTGGACGGCGTCAAGGTCAGCTTCGACCTGGCCGATCTGCGCGGCTATTCTTACTACAGCGGTACGCGCTTTGCGATCTATGTACCCGGCGGCAGCGATGCTCTGGTGCGTGGCGGCCGCTATGACGAAGTCGGTGCAGTGTTCGGGCGCAATCGTCCGGCGGCCGGCTTCAGTCTCGATATCAAACAACTGGTGGCTGTTGTGCCCGAGCGTCCGCTCAAGGCAGCCATTCGCGCTCCCTGGGGTGATGACGTGCAAGTGGCTGCTGCTATTGCCGCATTGCGCCAGCAGGGCGAAACGGTGGTCTGCGTGCTGCCGGGGCACGAGAGTGAAGTGGACGAGTTTCACTGCGACCGTGAGCTTGCCAATGTTGGCGGGCAATGGGTCGTGCAAGCCATTTAA
- a CDS encoding DUF2065 family protein, with the protein MALKGHCSFWDCLRSGLGMDWMQSLALAFALLLILEGLLPLFAPRLWKQMFAQLLQLREGQLRFCGLLCIAAGLLVLIWL; encoded by the coding sequence ATGGCCCTCAAGGGCCATTGTTCATTTTGGGATTGCTTGAGGAGCGGGTTGGGAATGGACTGGATGCAATCATTGGCGCTGGCATTTGCGCTGCTTTTGATTCTTGAGGGGCTGCTGCCCTTGTTCGCGCCAAGGCTGTGGAAGCAGATGTTTGCCCAGCTGCTGCAACTGCGCGAAGGGCAGCTGCGCTTTTGTGGGCTGCTGTGTATCGCAGCTGGATTGCTTGTGCTGATCTGGCTGTGA
- the hflC gene encoding protease modulator HflC → MNRIGFFVTSILVVLALLSSTLFVVDQRQFGVVYALGQIKEVITEPGLNFKLPPPFQNVRYIDKRLLTLDSTDTEPMLTAEKQRVVIDWYVRWRISEPSEYIRNVGLDESAGAMQLNRVVRNAFQEEINRRTVRELLSSKRETLMADVKREVLETVRGAKPWGVDIVDVRITRVDYAETITESVYRRMEAERKRVANELRSTGAAEGEKIRAEADRQRDITIANAYRDAQKIKGEGDAEAARVYADAFGKDPQFAQFYRSLDAYKESFSKKSDVLVLDPSQSEFFKAYRSGGSAAK, encoded by the coding sequence GTGAATCGAATCGGATTTTTTGTCACCAGCATTCTTGTGGTGCTGGCCTTGCTGAGCTCCACGCTGTTCGTGGTCGATCAGCGTCAGTTTGGCGTGGTCTATGCGCTGGGTCAGATCAAGGAGGTGATTACCGAGCCTGGTCTGAACTTCAAGCTGCCGCCGCCATTCCAGAACGTGCGCTACATCGACAAGCGTCTGCTGACGCTGGACAGCACCGACACCGAGCCCATGTTGACGGCTGAAAAGCAGCGCGTGGTGATCGACTGGTATGTGCGCTGGCGCATCTCCGAGCCCTCGGAATACATCCGTAACGTGGGCCTGGATGAGTCCGCTGGCGCCATGCAGCTCAACCGTGTGGTGCGCAATGCCTTCCAGGAGGAGATCAACCGCCGTACCGTGCGCGAGCTGCTGTCCTCCAAGCGCGAAACGCTGATGGCCGACGTCAAGCGCGAGGTGCTGGAGACCGTGCGCGGTGCCAAGCCCTGGGGCGTGGATATCGTGGATGTGCGCATTACCCGCGTGGACTATGCCGAGACCATCACCGAGTCCGTTTATCGCCGTATGGAAGCCGAGCGCAAGCGTGTGGCCAATGAGCTGCGTTCCACCGGTGCGGCCGAAGGTGAAAAGATTCGTGCCGAAGCAGATCGTCAGCGCGATATCACCATTGCCAATGCCTACCGTGATGCCCAGAAGATCAAGGGTGAGGGCGATGCCGAGGCAGCTCGCGTTTATGCCGACGCCTTCGGCAAGGATCCGCAGTTTGCGCAGTTCTACCGCAGCCTTGATGCCTACAAGGAGAGCTTCTCCAAGAAGAGCGATGTGCTGGTGCTTGATCCCTCGCAAAGCGAATTCTTCAAGGCCTATCGCAGCGGCGGCTCGGCCGCCAAGTAA
- the hflK gene encoding FtsH protease activity modulator HflK, translating to MNFSQRVHRLAVLPQRIRGMFNLNDPRWGRGDNNNEDASQSSNSPSDNDRPSQSPAPEQPPRPRPSSQQGQPPDLDEIYRDFSRKLSNLFGGKPGNGRGLPPGRNGGGQPGEPFNAGKGIFLIAGVAVLVWLGTGFFIVQEGQQAVITQFGKYKSTVGAGFNWRLPYPVQKHELVYVSQIRSADVGSDNIVRSTGLRESAMLTEDENIVEIKFAVQYRLSDARAWLFESRSPSEAVIQVAESAVREVVGKMKMDTALAEERDQIAPRVRDLMQSILDRYKVGVEVVGINMQQGGVRPPEQVQAAFDDVLKAGQERERAKNEAQAYANDVVPRATGTAARLSEEAQAYKSKIVAQAQGDAGRFSSLYAEYQKAPQVTRDRLYLESMQQIYSNVTKVLVESRQGSNLLYLPLDKIMSGINGAAAATASGDAAAPAASSTAPATTRVVPNPSGDARSRDARSRDRDAR from the coding sequence ATGAATTTTTCACAACGCGTTCATCGCTTGGCGGTGCTACCGCAACGCATTCGCGGGATGTTCAACTTGAACGATCCGCGCTGGGGTCGTGGCGACAACAACAACGAAGATGCCTCGCAGTCCAGCAATTCGCCCTCGGACAATGACAGGCCTTCGCAATCGCCCGCGCCCGAACAGCCTCCTCGTCCCCGTCCTTCCTCCCAGCAAGGCCAGCCGCCCGATCTGGATGAGATCTACAGGGACTTTTCGCGCAAGCTCTCCAATCTGTTTGGCGGCAAGCCCGGCAACGGCCGTGGACTGCCTCCTGGCCGCAATGGTGGCGGGCAACCTGGCGAGCCCTTCAATGCGGGCAAAGGCATTTTCCTGATCGCTGGCGTGGCTGTGCTGGTGTGGCTGGGAACCGGCTTTTTTATCGTGCAGGAAGGTCAGCAGGCCGTCATCACGCAGTTCGGCAAGTACAAGAGCACGGTGGGCGCTGGCTTCAACTGGCGTCTGCCTTATCCTGTGCAAAAGCATGAGCTGGTCTATGTCTCGCAGATCCGCTCTGCCGATGTGGGCAGCGACAACATCGTGCGCAGCACGGGTCTGCGCGAATCGGCCATGCTGACCGAAGACGAGAACATCGTCGAGATCAAGTTTGCCGTGCAGTACCGCCTGAGCGATGCGCGTGCCTGGCTGTTTGAAAGCCGCAGTCCTTCCGAAGCCGTGATTCAGGTGGCTGAATCTGCTGTGCGCGAAGTGGTCGGCAAGATGAAGATGGATACGGCGCTGGCTGAAGAGCGCGACCAGATTGCGCCCCGCGTGCGTGACCTGATGCAGTCCATTCTGGATCGCTACAAGGTTGGGGTCGAAGTCGTCGGCATCAATATGCAGCAAGGCGGCGTGCGTCCGCCCGAACAGGTGCAGGCAGCCTTTGATGATGTGCTCAAGGCCGGTCAGGAGCGCGAGCGCGCCAAGAACGAAGCCCAGGCCTATGCCAACGATGTGGTGCCCCGCGCCACAGGTACGGCAGCCCGCTTGAGCGAAGAAGCCCAGGCCTACAAGTCGAAGATCGTAGCGCAGGCTCAGGGTGATGCCGGACGCTTCAGTTCGCTGTACGCCGAGTACCAGAAGGCGCCGCAAGTCACGCGTGATCGTCTGTATCTGGAAAGCATGCAGCAGATCTACAGCAACGTGACCAAAGTGCTGGTCGAGTCGCGTCAGGGCTCCAACTTGCTGTATTTGCCGCTGGACAAGATCATGAGCGGCATCAATGGTGCAGCTGCAGCGACCGCATCGGGTGATGCTGCCGCGCCTGCTGCATCATCGACGGCCCCAGCCACCACGCGCGTGGTGCCCAATCCTTCCGGTGATGCACGCAGCCGCGATGCACGTAGCCGCGATCGTGACGCCCGCTAG
- the hflX gene encoding GTPase HflX — protein MLLVGVDFGVPHFDDELEELGLLAQTAGLLPVARLTCKRKAPDPALFVGSGKADEIRMLAQMHGAKEVWFDQALSPAQQRNLERHIQMPVNDRTMLILEIFAQRARSHEGKLQVELARLQYISTRLVRRWSHLERQAGGIGGRGGPGEKQIELDRRMIDEAIKRTKERLKKVKKQRSTQRRQRSRRDVFNISLVGYTNAGKSTLFNAMVKARAYAADQLFATLDTTTRQMYLAEAEESVSLSDTVGFIRDLPHGLVDAFQATLQEAIDADLLLHVVDASNPGFPEQIQQVQKVLAEIGADDVPQILVFNKLDAIEPERQPADLQDMYELDGDPVQRVFVSARSGQGLAQLRQLLADRVLQVRQEAEREEQQGADDSYWMSPDDEAQY, from the coding sequence GTGTTGCTGGTAGGCGTGGATTTTGGTGTTCCCCATTTCGACGACGAGCTGGAAGAGCTGGGCCTGCTGGCTCAGACCGCTGGCTTGCTCCCTGTTGCCCGTCTGACCTGTAAGCGCAAGGCTCCTGATCCTGCTCTGTTCGTGGGTAGCGGCAAGGCCGATGAAATCCGCATGCTGGCGCAAATGCATGGTGCCAAGGAAGTCTGGTTCGACCAAGCCCTGAGCCCTGCGCAGCAACGCAATCTGGAGCGCCATATCCAGATGCCGGTCAATGACCGGACCATGCTGATCCTGGAAATCTTCGCCCAGCGTGCGCGTAGCCACGAAGGCAAGCTGCAGGTGGAACTGGCTAGGCTGCAATACATCAGCACGCGTCTGGTGCGCCGCTGGAGCCACCTGGAGCGTCAGGCCGGTGGCATCGGAGGCCGCGGCGGCCCTGGCGAAAAGCAGATCGAGCTGGACCGCCGCATGATTGACGAGGCTATCAAGCGCACCAAGGAACGTTTGAAGAAGGTCAAGAAGCAGCGTTCGACCCAGCGCCGTCAGCGCTCTCGTCGTGATGTTTTCAATATCTCGCTGGTTGGCTATACCAACGCCGGCAAATCCACGCTGTTCAATGCCATGGTCAAGGCTCGTGCCTACGCGGCCGACCAGCTGTTTGCCACGCTGGATACAACCACTCGGCAGATGTATCTGGCAGAGGCCGAAGAGTCGGTCTCCCTGTCCGATACCGTGGGCTTTATCCGCGACTTGCCGCACGGTCTGGTCGATGCCTTCCAGGCCACGTTGCAGGAAGCCATCGATGCCGATCTGCTGCTGCATGTCGTGGATGCGTCCAACCCAGGTTTCCCGGAACAAATACAACAAGTTCAGAAAGTTCTGGCGGAAATCGGGGCTGACGATGTGCCTCAGATTCTGGTCTTCAACAAGCTGGATGCCATAGAGCCCGAACGTCAACCTGCGGACTTGCAGGATATGTACGAGCTCGATGGCGATCCGGTGCAGCGCGTGTTTGTCAGTGCCCGCTCTGGGCAGGGGCTGGCTCAGTTGCGGCAGTTGCTCGCAGACCGGGTTTTGCAGGTGCGTCAGGAGGCTGAGCGTGAAGAGCAGCAGGGGGCGGACGACTCGTACTGGATGTCCCCTGATGACGAGGCGCAATACTAG
- the hfq gene encoding RNA chaperone Hfq, producing the protein MSNKGQLLQDPFLNALRREHVPVSIYLVNGIKLQGQIESFDQYVVLLRNTVTQMVYKHAISTIVPGRAVNFSAAAAADGEAAAS; encoded by the coding sequence GTGAGCAATAAAGGTCAACTCCTCCAAGATCCGTTCCTGAACGCCCTGCGTCGTGAACATGTGCCAGTTTCCATCTATCTGGTCAACGGCATCAAGCTGCAAGGCCAAATCGAGTCGTTTGACCAATATGTGGTGCTGCTGCGCAATACCGTGACGCAAATGGTCTACAAGCACGCCATCTCCACCATCGTTCCCGGCCGCGCCGTGAACTTCTCGGCTGCCGCAGCGGCTGACGGCGAAGCCGCCGCATCCTAA
- the der gene encoding ribosome biogenesis GTPase Der, whose translation MKPVIALVGRPNVGKSTLFNRLTKSRDAIVADFAGLTRDRHYGQGRQGKHEYIVIDTGGFEPDASRGIFKEMAKQTQQAVAEADVVVFVLDARAGLSGQDHEIGNYLRRLGKPTLLIANKAEGMKDGLQLSEFYELGLGEVMPVSAAHGQGVRSVVDAALGLLNLPEVEEEVFGDEDQKPVRLAVAGRPNAGKSTLINTWLGEERLVAFDMPGTTRDAITVPFERNGQKFELIDTAGLRRKGKVFEAIEKFSVVKTLQAIEGANVVLLLIDATQGVTDQDAHIAGYILESGRSVVLAINKWDAVDDYQRQMLERSIETRLSFLKFAPLHFISAQKRQGLEPLWKSIIQAHRAATCKMPTPVLTRILLEALQYQTPKKVGAYRPKMRYAHQGGMNPPIIVIHGNSLEHVTDAYKRFLEGRFRKEFNLVGTPLRIDLKTSHNPYADKD comes from the coding sequence ATGAAGCCAGTTATTGCCCTGGTAGGGCGCCCCAATGTGGGCAAGTCGACGCTGTTCAATCGGCTCACGAAGTCGAGGGATGCGATCGTCGCCGACTTTGCTGGTCTGACGCGGGATCGCCATTACGGTCAGGGCCGTCAGGGCAAGCATGAGTACATCGTCATCGACACCGGCGGTTTCGAGCCCGACGCTTCGCGTGGCATCTTCAAGGAGATGGCCAAGCAGACGCAGCAAGCCGTGGCCGAGGCCGATGTGGTGGTGTTCGTGCTCGATGCGCGTGCCGGTCTGTCGGGCCAGGATCACGAGATCGGCAATTACCTGCGTCGTCTGGGCAAGCCCACTTTGCTGATCGCCAACAAGGCCGAAGGCATGAAGGACGGCCTGCAGCTGTCCGAGTTCTACGAGCTGGGTCTGGGCGAAGTCATGCCCGTATCCGCCGCCCACGGTCAGGGCGTGCGCAGCGTGGTCGATGCCGCTTTGGGTCTGCTGAATCTGCCTGAGGTGGAGGAAGAGGTCTTCGGCGATGAAGACCAGAAGCCCGTGCGTCTGGCTGTGGCCGGTCGTCCCAATGCCGGCAAGTCCACGCTGATCAATACCTGGCTGGGCGAGGAGCGCCTGGTGGCCTTCGACATGCCAGGCACCACGCGTGATGCCATCACCGTGCCTTTCGAGCGCAATGGCCAGAAGTTCGAGCTCATCGATACGGCCGGCCTGCGTCGCAAGGGCAAGGTGTTCGAGGCCATCGAGAAGTTCTCCGTGGTCAAGACGCTGCAGGCCATCGAAGGCGCCAACGTCGTGCTGCTGCTGATCGACGCCACGCAGGGGGTGACCGATCAGGATGCTCATATCGCGGGCTATATCCTGGAAAGCGGTCGCTCGGTGGTGCTGGCCATCAATAAATGGGATGCCGTGGACGACTACCAGCGCCAGATGCTGGAGCGCTCCATCGAGACACGCCTGTCCTTCCTGAAGTTCGCGCCGCTGCATTTCATTTCGGCACAGAAGCGTCAGGGACTGGAGCCGCTGTGGAAATCCATCATCCAGGCCCATCGCGCTGCGACCTGCAAGATGCCGACGCCGGTGCTGACCCGCATTCTGCTGGAAGCGCTGCAGTATCAGACGCCCAAGAAGGTCGGAGCCTATCGTCCCAAGATGCGCTATGCCCACCAGGGCGGCATGAACCCTCCCATCATCGTGATCCACGGCAACTCTCTGGAGCACGTGACAGATGCCTACAAGCGCTTTCTGGAAGGTCGCTTCCGCAAGGAATTCAATCTCGTGGGCACGCCATTGCGCATCGACTTGAAAACCTCTCATAATCCTTACGCCGACAAGGATTAA
- the bamB gene encoding outer membrane protein assembly factor BamB — protein sequence MPRAAARVLTLTVLAGALSACSMFGGKEAPKPLDLGPNPGKIAVHQAWAVKLGSEVPLAMPALVQGNTVTVVTKDGSVTTLDGNSGSQLGKFSAGEPLTTGVGSDGQRTAVVTRSNQLAVFAEGKQLWKHRLNAAVYTPPLVAGGRVFVMTADRSLAAFDANNGRELWSAEGPSNEPLILRQPGVLLPVGNTLVVGVSGRLAGVDPDNGSVRWMAPLAAPRGTNDVERLVDLVGPVSRVGASVCARAFQASVGCVDVSNANVRWTQNSKGSDGIDGDEQSVFGAESNGTVQAWRRTDGERLWSVDKLQYRKLTAPLVLGRSVVLADDLGTVHMLSREDGSALTRLQTDKAGVATAPVVAANTLVVVSRSGTVYGFKPD from the coding sequence ATGCCTCGGGCTGCCGCGCGCGTGCTGACGCTGACGGTATTGGCTGGGGCATTGAGTGCCTGCTCCATGTTCGGCGGCAAGGAAGCTCCCAAACCGTTGGATCTGGGGCCCAACCCCGGCAAGATCGCCGTGCACCAGGCCTGGGCTGTCAAGCTGGGCAGCGAGGTGCCGCTGGCCATGCCCGCGCTGGTGCAAGGTAATACGGTGACCGTGGTCACCAAGGACGGTAGCGTCACCACACTGGACGGCAATAGCGGAAGCCAACTGGGCAAGTTCAGCGCCGGCGAGCCGCTGACCACGGGTGTGGGCAGCGACGGTCAGCGCACCGCGGTGGTGACACGCAGCAACCAGCTGGCGGTGTTTGCCGAAGGCAAGCAACTGTGGAAGCACCGTCTGAATGCGGCGGTGTACACGCCTCCATTGGTTGCCGGTGGCCGTGTCTTCGTGATGACGGCTGATCGCTCCCTGGCTGCTTTTGATGCCAATAACGGTCGCGAACTGTGGTCGGCCGAAGGTCCCAGCAATGAACCGCTGATCCTGCGTCAACCGGGTGTTCTCTTGCCTGTGGGCAACACGCTGGTGGTGGGGGTGTCAGGGCGTCTGGCCGGTGTCGATCCTGACAACGGATCCGTGCGCTGGATGGCACCTCTGGCCGCGCCGCGCGGCACCAATGACGTGGAGCGTCTGGTCGATCTGGTGGGCCCGGTCAGCCGTGTGGGGGCCAGCGTTTGCGCGCGTGCGTTCCAGGCTTCTGTCGGCTGTGTGGATGTAAGCAACGCCAATGTGCGCTGGACACAGAACTCCAAGGGCAGCGATGGTATTGACGGTGATGAACAATCCGTCTTTGGGGCCGAGAGCAATGGCACGGTGCAGGCTTGGCGTCGCACCGATGGCGAGCGCCTGTGGTCCGTGGACAAGCTGCAGTACCGCAAGCTGACCGCGCCGCTGGTGCTGGGCCGCTCCGTGGTGCTGGCTGATGATCTGGGGACTGTGCACATGCTGTCGCGAGAAGACGGCTCGGCACTGACCCGTTTGCAAACTGACAAGGCGGGAGTCGCCACTGCGCCGGTTGTGGCTGCCAATACTCTGGTGGTCGTCAGCCGAAGCGGAACGGTGTACGGCTTCAAGCCTGATTGA
- a CDS encoding YfgM family protein, translated as MATHLDLEEQKQLDQLKHFWNSWGTLITSVLLVVFLGIAGWNGWQYWQKRQAVQAAGLEFAVDQALTAKDQARADQAFAELKDKYAGTAQASQTALLMAKASVEAGKLDDAKAVLNWVTEKGDEGSKALARIRLSAVLEQQKSFEEGLKVLDFAMPEAFAGLQADRRGDLYAALGKPQEAVTQYQAAYKALDKDLDYRHLVEFKLNALGAAPEAAALVKTTASEN; from the coding sequence ATGGCAACTCATCTCGATCTTGAAGAACAAAAGCAACTTGATCAGCTCAAGCATTTCTGGAATTCCTGGGGAACCTTGATCACCAGCGTTCTGCTGGTGGTGTTCTTGGGTATTGCGGGCTGGAACGGCTGGCAGTACTGGCAAAAGCGCCAGGCCGTGCAGGCTGCCGGCCTGGAGTTTGCCGTGGATCAGGCGCTGACCGCCAAGGACCAGGCGCGAGCCGATCAGGCCTTTGCCGAGCTCAAGGACAAGTACGCAGGCACGGCCCAGGCCAGCCAGACCGCTTTGCTGATGGCCAAGGCCTCGGTGGAGGCAGGCAAGCTCGACGATGCCAAGGCCGTGCTGAACTGGGTGACGGAAAAGGGCGACGAGGGCTCCAAGGCTCTGGCGCGTATCCGTCTGTCTGCAGTGCTGGAGCAGCAAAAGAGCTTTGAAGAAGGCCTGAAGGTGCTGGACTTTGCGATGCCGGAGGCTTTTGCGGGCCTGCAAGCAGACCGCCGCGGTGACCTGTATGCTGCGCTGGGCAAGCCGCAAGAGGCCGTGACCCAATATCAGGCCGCTTACAAGGCACTGGACAAGGATCTGGACTACCGCCATCTGGTGGAGTTCAAGCTCAATGCGCTGGGTGCTGCTCCTGAAGCTGCGGCCCTGGTGAAGACAACTGCGTCGGAGAACTAA